A DNA window from Chloroflexota bacterium contains the following coding sequences:
- a CDS encoding aspartate aminotransferase family protein encodes MVFSLARLIEERQGDQYLLHERYINPYMARVQQIIGFDKIYTRGEGAYLWDKDGIRYLDLLAGYSVFNLGRGHPVIKQAMMEFLSLDRPTLVKMDCPLLAGLLAEELVKRMPPGLDAVFFANSGADAVDTAIKFARYATKRPRVVYLNHAFHGLTLGTLAINGGDAFRKGFEPLLPGTVMVEMNDLETLERELRQGDVAAFIVEPIQGKGVYIPADDYLPEAQRLCRQYGTQFICDEVQMGLGRAGKFLCCEHWNLEPDMVTLAKSLGGGYVPVSAVIMRREIHDKVFGSLKRAQVHSTTFGQNDMAMAAGLATLQVMDEEKIVERSATVGAKLLARLSALKEKYEMIADVRGKGLVIGIEFRPPSSLALKAAWTALEAAEKGLFTQLVVMSLMRDHRILTQVGGPGVNIVKLLPPLIIGDEEVEMIVRAFDAVMDDARNLRGRVWATSAELIKQAMAA; translated from the coding sequence ATGGTGTTCTCTTTGGCCCGACTGATCGAAGAGAGGCAAGGCGATCAATACCTCTTGCACGAGCGCTACATCAACCCGTACATGGCGCGTGTACAGCAGATTATCGGCTTTGACAAGATCTACACGCGCGGCGAGGGTGCATACCTATGGGACAAGGATGGCATCCGCTACCTCGACTTATTAGCCGGGTACAGCGTCTTCAACCTGGGACGCGGGCATCCGGTCATCAAACAGGCGATGATGGAATTCTTGTCCCTGGACCGGCCAACTCTCGTCAAGATGGACTGCCCGCTTCTGGCCGGACTTTTGGCAGAGGAACTTGTCAAACGCATGCCCCCTGGCCTGGACGCCGTCTTTTTCGCCAACTCCGGTGCCGACGCGGTGGATACTGCCATCAAGTTCGCCCGTTATGCGACGAAGAGGCCGCGTGTCGTTTACCTCAACCACGCCTTCCACGGGCTAACGCTCGGGACGCTTGCCATCAACGGTGGGGATGCCTTCAGGAAAGGTTTCGAACCCCTACTCCCAGGCACGGTCATGGTGGAGATGAACGACCTAGAGACACTGGAACGAGAACTGCGTCAAGGCGATGTAGCCGCCTTCATCGTAGAGCCGATCCAGGGCAAAGGCGTGTATATACCGGCGGATGATTACCTACCCGAAGCGCAGCGCTTGTGCCGACAATATGGGACGCAGTTCATTTGCGATGAGGTACAGATGGGACTGGGACGCGCCGGGAAGTTCCTCTGCTGCGAGCACTGGAACTTAGAGCCCGACATGGTTACTCTCGCCAAATCACTGGGCGGCGGGTACGTGCCAGTCAGCGCGGTCATCATGCGGCGAGAGATCCACGATAAAGTTTTCGGATCCCTCAAGCGCGCTCAGGTGCATTCCACCACTTTCGGCCAGAATGATATGGCCATGGCCGCTGGGTTGGCGACCCTGCAGGTGATGGATGAGGAAAAAATCGTGGAGCGTTCGGCCACTGTGGGGGCAAAACTGCTCGCCAGGCTGTCTGCGTTGAAAGAAAAGTATGAGATGATCGCTGACGTGCGCGGCAAAGGCCTCGTCATTGGCATCGAGTTCCGCCCGCCCAGTTCGCTTGCTCTTAAAGCAGCCTGGACAGCCCTCGAGGCCGCGGAAAAAGGTCTCTTCACTCAGCTGGTGGTAATGTCCCTTATGCGCGACCACCGCATCCTGACCCAGGTCGGTGGGCCGGGGGTCAACATTGTTAAACTCCTACCTCCGCTCATCATCGGCGATGAGGAAGTAGAGATGATCGTCAGGGCCTTCGATGCGGTTATGGACGATGCAAGAAACTTGAGGGGCCGCGTTTGGGCGACAAGCGCAGAACTCATCAAGCAAGCGATGGCAGCGTGA
- a CDS encoding M20/M25/M40 family metallo-hydrolase — translation MGDKRRTHQASDGSVNMLLDDVRHLASEIGPRGTGSNGEAAAADYVAGRLSALGLPIEQQTFRAVASQNAFPLAIDLLALLAVVIYPLGGAFTRWLATALALTAAPLLWWTIRSSDSPLRPLLPQVTSRNVLARIEPQGDLHLRCVLLAHLDTNRCRLAWQSSGVRYTEPLTWLTLVMLALPGVLYLVGALLGGPAWPWWLSLVPAGYILGTVVTLWRDDLTPFTCGANDNAASVAVVLETAARLRAQPLSHTEVWLAFTGAEETDHAGLRALLRQYGTYLRRAAFIDLEGVGGGDLVYLTRQGLVAHYQPDADLRALAESVAAAHPALGVWAAQMTMSDEVSTLRRAGYRAICIAGRDPATGTLPHWHRADDTADTVSAAALERAVSFVLALLKELDHRPRMGVEEEVCVHS, via the coding sequence TTGGGCGACAAGCGCAGAACTCATCAAGCAAGCGATGGCAGCGTGAATATGCTGTTGGATGACGTCCGCCACCTGGCCAGTGAGATCGGTCCACGCGGCACCGGCAGCAATGGGGAAGCGGCAGCCGCAGACTACGTAGCCGGCCGCCTATCTGCTCTGGGGTTGCCAATCGAGCAGCAGACCTTCCGCGCCGTCGCCAGCCAAAATGCCTTTCCACTGGCGATAGATTTGCTGGCTCTGCTGGCGGTGGTTATCTACCCCTTGGGTGGGGCCTTCACCCGCTGGCTTGCTACAGCACTGGCGTTGACCGCAGCGCCCCTATTGTGGTGGACGATTCGCTCCTCCGATAGTCCTCTGCGGCCCCTCTTACCCCAGGTGACCAGCCGCAACGTCTTGGCGCGAATCGAACCACAGGGCGACCTACATTTGCGCTGCGTCCTTCTGGCCCACCTGGACACCAACCGGTGCCGGCTGGCCTGGCAATCCTCTGGGGTGCGCTATACAGAGCCGCTAACTTGGCTAACGTTGGTGATGCTGGCTTTACCTGGTGTGCTCTATTTGGTCGGCGCGTTGCTTGGTGGCCCAGCCTGGCCCTGGTGGCTCTCGCTCGTCCCGGCTGGTTACATACTCGGAACAGTTGTTACCCTGTGGCGGGACGATCTCACTCCGTTCACCTGCGGGGCCAACGACAACGCCGCCAGCGTGGCCGTGGTTCTGGAGACCGCTGCTCGCCTGAGGGCTCAGCCCCTCAGCCATACAGAGGTGTGGCTGGCCTTCACTGGAGCCGAGGAGACCGACCATGCCGGATTGCGAGCGCTGTTGCGCCAATACGGCACATATCTACGCCGAGCCGCCTTCATTGACCTGGAAGGCGTAGGAGGTGGCGACTTGGTCTACCTGACCAGGCAGGGCCTGGTCGCTCACTATCAGCCGGATGCGGACTTGCGAGCCTTGGCCGAGAGCGTTGCTGCCGCACATCCAGCGCTAGGTGTGTGGGCAGCGCAGATGACAATGTCTGATGAGGTGAGCACGTTGCGACGGGCCGGCTACCGGGCTATTTGCATTGCCGGGCGCGACCCGGCTACGGGGACGTTGCCGCACTGGCACCGGGCTGACGACACAGCAGACACAGTCTCCGCAGCAGCCTTGGAGCGGGCAGTGAGTTTCGTACTGGCGCTGCTGAAAGAATTGGATCATAGGCCACGAATGGGAGTAGAGGAGGAAGTATGCGTGCATTCGTAA
- a CDS encoding NAD-dependent epimerase/dehydratase family protein: MRAFVTGGTGFIGGAVVRRLLQAGHEVRALVRPGADTRQLDGLPVERVEGDVRDKECLRRGVAGCDWVFHLAALYSYWGYRWEDFYQINVEGTRHVLEAAQEAGVSRIVHTSSIAALGVNPNHTPASEDTPSTLEDKIGPYQRSKFLGQQVALEFARQGLPVVIVNPSTPVGVGDYKPTPTGQIIVDFLNGRMFGYVDTGLNIVDVEDVAIGHLLAAERGRVGERYILGGENLTLKQVLDILAEVSGRPPVRLRIPRWVALGWAYVDVALARLNPRRVPTATPEKVRLSRRYEWFDPSKAVQELGLPQTPAREALRKAVEWYRSHGYAP, encoded by the coding sequence ATGCGTGCATTCGTAACCGGCGGGACGGGATTCATTGGTGGGGCCGTTGTGCGACGGCTACTGCAGGCCGGACACGAGGTGCGGGCACTGGTCCGACCCGGTGCCGATACCCGCCAACTCGATGGCCTACCTGTGGAGCGGGTTGAGGGTGATGTAAGAGACAAAGAGTGTCTGCGCCGGGGCGTCGCTGGTTGTGACTGGGTCTTTCACTTGGCAGCGCTCTACAGTTATTGGGGCTATCGCTGGGAAGATTTTTATCAGATCAATGTGGAAGGCACGCGGCATGTGCTGGAGGCCGCTCAGGAGGCAGGGGTGAGTCGCATCGTGCACACCAGTTCCATCGCCGCCCTGGGCGTCAATCCGAATCACACCCCCGCCAGCGAGGACACACCCAGCACACTGGAAGATAAAATCGGTCCATACCAGCGTTCTAAGTTCTTAGGCCAGCAGGTAGCCCTCGAGTTCGCCCGCCAGGGGCTACCCGTGGTCATCGTCAACCCAAGCACACCCGTCGGCGTAGGTGACTACAAACCCACCCCGACTGGTCAAATCATCGTGGACTTCCTCAACGGACGGATGTTCGGCTATGTCGACACTGGCCTGAATATTGTGGACGTGGAAGATGTGGCTATCGGTCACCTTTTAGCCGCTGAGCGGGGGCGAGTGGGAGAGCGGTACATCCTAGGCGGAGAGAACCTGACCCTTAAGCAGGTCCTCGACATCCTGGCCGAGGTATCCGGGCGGCCGCCAGTGCGTCTGCGCATTCCCCGCTGGGTGGCATTGGGGTGGGCTTACGTGGACGTGGCCCTAGCCCGGCTGAACCCACGCCGAGTACCCACCGCCACACCGGAAAAGGTGCGTCTCTCACGTCGGTACGAGTGGTTTGACCCGAGCAAGGCAGTGCAGGAACTGGGCCTGCCCCAGACTCCAGCCCGCGAGGCGTTGCGTAAGGCAGTGGAGTGGTACCGAAGCCACGGATACGCACCATAA
- a CDS encoding GNAT family N-acetyltransferase gives MHSELFIRNAVLKDLEGCASLDASYETEHVWQMRLGEVEGQLEITFVRVRLPWPMDVAYPRDSSDLMGDFRRRECFLVATDRQAVRGFITLMTIGWNQTAWIHHLVVDKAWRRRGIGSTLLNRALEWASGQRLRMVTAEAQTKNDPAIQFYQKHGFTFCGFNDDYYPSGDIALFYARKL, from the coding sequence ATGCATTCCGAACTGTTCATCCGCAACGCTGTGTTGAAGGATCTGGAAGGCTGTGCCTCTCTCGATGCTTCTTACGAGACCGAGCACGTCTGGCAAATGCGCCTGGGCGAGGTGGAGGGACAGTTGGAGATCACGTTCGTCCGCGTCCGGCTACCCTGGCCGATGGATGTGGCCTACCCTCGGGATTCCAGCGACCTTATGGGAGACTTCCGCCGCCGGGAGTGCTTCCTGGTGGCCACAGACCGCCAGGCGGTGCGCGGCTTCATCACTCTGATGACTATTGGATGGAACCAAACAGCGTGGATCCATCACTTGGTGGTGGATAAAGCCTGGCGGCGGCGGGGGATTGGTTCCACGCTGCTCAATCGGGCGCTAGAGTGGGCCTCAGGCCAGCGGCTGCGGATGGTAACTGCCGAGGCGCAGACCAAAAACGACCCAGCCATCCAGTTCTACCAGAAACACGGCTTCACTTTCTGCGGGTTCAACGACGATTATTACCCCAGCGGCGACATCGCCCTGTTCTATGCCAGGAAGTTGTAA